In Mangrovibacterium diazotrophicum, one genomic interval encodes:
- a CDS encoding nucleoside deaminase: MQPFDDVYFMKRAFQEAQLAYEEGEVPVGAVVVANNRIIARAHNLTETLTDVTAHAEMQAVTAAANLLGSKYLNECTLYVTLEPCVMCAGALGWAQLGKLVYGASDEKRGFSKFAPKGLHPKTEVVSGVMAEDCADLMTAFFQERR; this comes from the coding sequence ATGCAGCCCTTTGACGATGTTTACTTTATGAAACGTGCTTTCCAGGAAGCACAATTGGCGTACGAAGAAGGCGAGGTTCCGGTTGGCGCAGTGGTTGTTGCAAATAACCGGATTATTGCTCGTGCGCATAACCTCACCGAGACTTTAACGGATGTTACCGCTCATGCCGAAATGCAGGCGGTTACGGCTGCGGCCAATTTGTTGGGAAGTAAATACCTCAATGAATGTACGCTTTACGTCACGCTCGAACCCTGTGTGATGTGTGCCGGGGCATTGGGCTGGGCGCAATTGGGAAAACTGGTTTACGGAGCCAGCGATGAAAAACGAGGCTTCAGCAAATTTGCGCCGAAAGGACTTCATCCCAAAACGGAAGTGGTGAGCGGTGTGATGGCTGAAGACTGCGCTGATTTAATGACCGCTTTTTTCCAGGAACGTCGATAA
- the aspS gene encoding aspartate--tRNA ligase, giving the protein MYRTHTCGELRIEHQGKEITLAGWVQRKRELGGMTFVDLRDRFGITQLVFDENSSAELKENIKKLGREFVIQVTGTVRERSSKNKNIPTGDIEIEVSKLSILSPSAVPPFTIEDESDGGDDIRMKYRYLDLRRNPVRENLVLRSKMAHEIRTYLNERDFIETETPVLMKSTPEGARDFVVPSRLNPGEFYALPQSPQIFKQLLMVAGFDRYYQIVKCFRDEDLRADRQPEFTQIDCEMSFVEQEDVLNMFEGLTKQLFKTTKNVEVGEFLRMPYSEAMSKYGSDKPDIRFEMLINDISEVVKGKDFKVFDDAEFIGAICAKGCSEYTRKQLDALTNWVKRPQIGAQGMVYLKCNTDGSLKSSVDKFYSEEDLKQWADICGAETGDLVLVLSGAKEKTLKALGELRLEMANQLGLRDKNTFKPLWVIDFPLLEWDEETQRFYAMHHPFTAPKPEDIPLLETDPGKVRANAYDLVINGVEIGGGSVRIFNSELQAKMFDLLGFTKESAEAQFGFLMSAFKYGAPPHAGIAFGFDRLVSLFCGLDSIRDTIAFPKNNSGRDVMNDAPSPIADAQLDELNIKLDLKEDK; this is encoded by the coding sequence ATGTACAGAACGCACACCTGTGGTGAACTTCGTATCGAACATCAGGGTAAAGAAATAACATTGGCCGGATGGGTACAACGGAAACGTGAACTAGGCGGAATGACTTTCGTTGATTTACGCGACCGCTTTGGAATTACCCAGCTGGTTTTTGATGAGAACTCGTCTGCTGAACTGAAAGAGAATATTAAAAAGCTGGGCCGCGAATTTGTAATTCAGGTAACCGGAACTGTTCGCGAACGCAGCAGTAAAAACAAAAATATTCCTACCGGCGACATTGAAATTGAAGTGAGCAAACTTTCGATTTTGAGCCCGTCGGCTGTTCCTCCGTTTACCATTGAAGATGAAAGTGACGGTGGAGACGATATCCGGATGAAGTATCGCTACCTGGACCTGCGCCGTAACCCGGTTCGCGAAAACCTGGTGCTGCGTTCGAAAATGGCACACGAAATTCGCACATATTTGAACGAGCGCGATTTTATTGAAACGGAAACTCCGGTTTTGATGAAATCGACTCCGGAAGGAGCACGCGACTTTGTGGTTCCATCCCGCTTAAACCCGGGTGAATTCTATGCGTTGCCACAATCGCCGCAAATCTTCAAACAACTATTGATGGTAGCTGGCTTCGACCGCTACTACCAAATTGTAAAGTGCTTCCGCGACGAGGACTTGCGTGCCGACCGTCAGCCTGAATTCACGCAAATCGACTGCGAAATGTCGTTTGTTGAACAAGAAGACGTGTTGAACATGTTCGAAGGTTTGACAAAGCAGTTGTTCAAAACAACGAAAAATGTAGAAGTAGGCGAATTCCTTCGCATGCCTTATTCTGAAGCGATGTCGAAATACGGTTCAGACAAACCGGACATCCGTTTCGAAATGCTGATCAACGACATCAGCGAAGTGGTAAAAGGAAAAGACTTTAAAGTTTTCGACGACGCTGAATTCATTGGTGCTATTTGTGCTAAAGGCTGCAGCGAATACACCCGCAAGCAATTGGACGCTTTGACCAATTGGGTGAAACGTCCGCAAATTGGCGCCCAAGGAATGGTTTACCTGAAGTGTAACACAGACGGTAGCCTGAAATCATCAGTGGACAAATTCTACAGTGAAGAAGACCTGAAACAATGGGCTGACATTTGTGGAGCTGAAACCGGCGATCTTGTACTGGTACTGTCGGGTGCCAAAGAAAAAACATTGAAAGCATTGGGTGAATTGCGCCTTGAAATGGCCAACCAACTCGGCTTACGCGATAAAAATACATTCAAACCACTTTGGGTGATCGACTTCCCATTGCTGGAATGGGACGAAGAAACACAGCGTTTCTACGCGATGCACCACCCGTTCACGGCTCCGAAACCGGAAGATATTCCGTTGCTGGAAACTGATCCGGGTAAAGTTCGTGCAAACGCTTACGATTTGGTGATCAACGGCGTTGAAATCGGTGGTGGATCTGTCCGTATTTTCAACTCAGAATTGCAGGCGAAAATGTTCGATTTGCTGGGCTTCACTAAAGAATCGGCTGAAGCGCAATTTGGCTTCCTAATGAGCGCCTTCAAATACGGAGCTCCTCCGCATGCGGGTATCGCCTTCGGCTTCGACCGATTGGTATCACTGTTCTGTGGCTTAGACAGTATCCGCGACACCATTGCATTCCCGAAAAACAACTCAGGACGCGATGTGATGAACGATGCACCATCACCAATTGCCGATGCTCAGTTGGACGAACTGAATATCAAACTCGATCTGAAAGAAGACAAATAA
- a CDS encoding cupin domain-containing protein, producing MATLMFDEVPYEKVREGLERKIIHTSNLMTVLIDFTDGPWEQPEPPHSHPHEQTSYVAAGEIIFFCEDEEPVKLKAGDMFAAPSGKKHTIQLLTPTARLVDSFNPIREDFLKK from the coding sequence ATGGCTACACTAATGTTCGACGAAGTCCCTTATGAAAAAGTAAGAGAAGGTTTGGAACGCAAGATCATCCATACCTCTAACCTGATGACCGTGCTGATTGATTTCACGGACGGCCCCTGGGAACAACCAGAGCCGCCGCATAGTCATCCGCACGAGCAAACATCCTATGTTGCAGCGGGAGAGATTATCTTCTTCTGTGAGGATGAAGAACCCGTAAAATTGAAAGCTGGGGATATGTTTGCTGCTCCATCCGGAAAGAAGCATACGATTCAATTACTGACGCCGACTGCGCGTTTAGTGGATAGTTTCAACCCAATTCGGGAAGACTTTTTGAAGAAATAA
- a CDS encoding ExbD/TolR family protein — translation MSKFRKDSGKELPPISTASLPDIVFMLLFFFMVSTTMREVTLMVKVKVPAATELSKLEKKSLVSYIYVGEPMPQYQHVFGSEPRIQLNDQFAQPSDILDFITAEREARDEAEVPMMITSLKVDEFAKMGIVSDIKQELRKASALHINYSSRKKDTEK, via the coding sequence ATGTCTAAATTTAGAAAAGATAGTGGTAAAGAATTGCCACCAATTTCGACAGCTTCATTGCCCGATATCGTGTTCATGTTGTTGTTCTTCTTCATGGTTAGTACAACGATGAGGGAAGTTACCTTGATGGTTAAGGTTAAAGTTCCCGCAGCCACTGAACTATCCAAATTGGAAAAGAAATCATTGGTAAGTTATATTTACGTAGGTGAGCCGATGCCGCAATACCAACATGTATTCGGATCAGAACCACGTATTCAGTTGAACGATCAATTTGCTCAACCATCTGATATTTTAGACTTCATTACAGCTGAGCGTGAAGCTCGCGATGAAGCTGAGGTGCCAATGATGATTACATCTCTGAAAGTTGATGAATTCGCAAAAATGGGTATCGTTTCCGATATCAAACAAGAGTTGCGTAAAGCTTCTGCGTTGCACATCAACTATTCGTCAAGAAAGAAAGACACTGAAAAGTAA
- a CDS encoding biopolymer transporter ExbD produces MARKVPEIPAASLADIAFMLLIFFLVTTTMDVDSGLERRLPPMPPEDQQNDDTPPIKERNVFVVLVNANDQLLVEGEIGRVEELREKAKEFMANPNNSENLPEKTYKEVPYFGEYGITKGVISLQNDRGTSYGTYLAVQNELVGAINDLREELAEQKFGKSFEKLESDQQDAIKEIYPSKISEAEPKKVGGK; encoded by the coding sequence ATGGCTAGAAAAGTACCTGAAATACCCGCAGCATCTTTGGCTGATATTGCCTTCATGTTGCTTATCTTTTTCCTGGTAACGACCACAATGGATGTTGATAGCGGTTTGGAACGTAGATTGCCGCCAATGCCACCTGAAGATCAACAAAATGACGATACACCTCCTATTAAGGAACGTAACGTTTTCGTGGTGTTGGTAAATGCTAACGACCAATTACTGGTTGAAGGCGAAATCGGTCGCGTTGAAGAGTTGAGAGAAAAGGCCAAAGAATTTATGGCTAACCCTAATAATTCAGAAAATTTGCCCGAAAAGACTTATAAAGAAGTTCCTTACTTCGGGGAATATGGAATCACAAAAGGGGTAATCTCACTGCAAAACGACCGTGGTACATCGTACGGAACATATCTCGCTGTTCAAAACGAGTTGGTTGGTGCCATTAATGATTTGAGAGAAGAATTAGCAGAACAAAAGTTTGGCAAATCGTTTGAGAAACTCGAGAGCGATCAACAAGACGCGATTAAAGAAATTTATCCGTCTAAGATCTCCGAGGCCGAACCTAAAAAAGTTGGAGGGAAATAA
- a CDS encoding MotA/TolQ/ExbB proton channel family protein, which translates to MMKKLFAFIAVLGMLYIGASNNAVAQDQTEADSTEVVAAEPSAPAVSADAEEETAATAEQGQSLHSELKQKFIEGGAGFMSFVLICLILGLALSLERVIYLNLSTSNNKKLLLKVEDALATGGIEAAKEVCRNTRGPVASIFYQGLDRSDEGIDVVEKTVVAYGGVQAGLLEKGLSWLALFIALAPMLGFMGTVIGMIEAFDAIEVAGDISPALVAGGIKVALITTVSGLVVAMILQIFYNYCLAKIDSIVNSMEDASISLIDILVKHNLKK; encoded by the coding sequence ATGATGAAAAAACTATTTGCGTTTATAGCAGTTCTTGGGATGCTTTACATTGGAGCATCGAACAATGCCGTAGCTCAGGATCAAACCGAGGCTGATTCAACTGAAGTTGTTGCTGCTGAACCGTCTGCACCAGCTGTTTCTGCTGATGCAGAAGAAGAAACAGCTGCTACTGCTGAGCAAGGTCAATCTTTGCACAGTGAGCTGAAACAGAAGTTCATCGAAGGGGGCGCCGGATTCATGTCATTCGTATTGATCTGTTTGATCTTAGGTCTTGCATTGTCTTTGGAACGTGTTATCTATCTGAACTTGTCAACTTCAAACAACAAAAAATTATTGTTGAAAGTTGAAGACGCTTTGGCTACAGGTGGTATCGAAGCTGCAAAAGAAGTGTGCCGTAATACTCGCGGTCCTGTTGCAAGCATCTTCTACCAAGGTCTTGATCGTTCAGACGAAGGTATCGACGTAGTAGAAAAAACAGTTGTAGCTTACGGTGGTGTACAAGCTGGTTTGTTGGAAAAAGGTTTGAGCTGGTTGGCTCTGTTTATTGCTTTGGCTCCTATGTTAGGGTTCATGGGTACAGTAATCGGTATGATCGAGGCTTTCGATGCTATCGAAGTTGCTGGTGATATTAGTCCTGCGTTGGTTGCCGGTGGTATTAAAGTGGCCTTGATTACAACAGTATCTGGTCTTGTTGTTGCGATGATTCTTCAAATTTTCTACAACTACTGTTTGGCTAAAATCGACAGTATCGTAAACAGCATGGAAGACGCTTCTATTTCTTTGATCGACATCTTAGTAAAACACAATCTTAAAAAATAA